The Myxococcaceae bacterium JPH2 genome has a window encoding:
- a CDS encoding pilus assembly protein, whose product MTDTRRHAPRGATLLEVMATMAVLLLGIAAAMTVVAATSRSNRRTLTSIQAQLIAEQYLENITAQGCNPVPPACSNLAAWDKRRELVYQTAAGQFSTTPPGAGVTARQYEVAVDVDGPTLPGSIENGSQGEPSISRTLVGTNTGNLVNVRVSVSWEELGSRAGRQVVVLQTRVAP is encoded by the coding sequence ATGACAGACACGCGTAGACACGCGCCCCGAGGCGCGACCCTGTTGGAGGTCATGGCCACCATGGCGGTGCTGCTGCTCGGCATCGCCGCGGCCATGACCGTGGTGGCGGCGACCAGCCGTTCCAATCGGAGGACACTCACGTCCATCCAGGCGCAGCTCATCGCCGAGCAGTACCTGGAGAACATCACGGCCCAGGGCTGCAACCCGGTTCCCCCGGCGTGCAGCAATCTGGCGGCGTGGGACAAGCGGCGCGAACTCGTGTACCAGACCGCCGCGGGGCAGTTCAGCACCACGCCGCCCGGAGCGGGTGTCACGGCGCGCCAGTACGAAGTGGCCGTCGACGTCGATGGGCCCACGCTGCCCGGCTCCATCGAGAACGGCTCTCAGGGTGAGCCGTCCATCTCCCGCACGCTGGTGGGCACCAATACGGGCAACCTCGTCAACGTCCGCGTCTCGGTGAGCTGGGAGGAACTCGGCTCGCGAGCGGGCCGTCAGGTCGTCGTCCTCCAGACTCGGGTGGCCCCGTGA
- a CDS encoding prepilin-type N-terminal cleavage/methylation domain-containing protein, translating to MRRMRKPRGFTLLEVMVAAGLAVIVLATGLAVGMQMQRRAVFEEQTMMAQVTGKAVKDLLTTDLERAGQGMGNSPMTYGQNDRRVALSAWTEPDLKTTVAQPSLMPDFSFNLPSGVYANMKSDALQLVWGDTQSMITLQACPPGSGPGVREKDTDNYCAATNPPLGLQPPAGQTTAALVVNPFKEAIPPLAACHIKISSISTSPPKVNANPGTNNDTGDPCSSTTEGPKKPDWTNDGWRVMRTLGAAYRVNWVSAGTEPQLEYLPPGAGSWQVVSRDVERMKVRMGVMDLLSPNLDLRWFPDAAAGRPPIDGCTIAKMTSGECSLDSTADGGSPLLPLPTTNADLILQLRERVREVEITLTIRTRRADRDAVDLSAVDEEGMVKDGFKRRTFTFRVTPRNFASTGLLPPIGP from the coding sequence ATGCGCCGCATGAGGAAGCCTCGGGGCTTCACCCTGCTGGAGGTCATGGTCGCTGCGGGCCTGGCTGTCATCGTGCTCGCGACGGGCCTCGCCGTGGGCATGCAGATGCAGCGGCGCGCCGTCTTCGAGGAACAGACGATGATGGCCCAGGTCACGGGCAAAGCCGTCAAGGACCTGCTGACCACGGACTTGGAGCGCGCAGGCCAGGGTATGGGGAATTCCCCCATGACCTACGGGCAGAACGACAGGCGAGTCGCCCTCAGCGCCTGGACCGAGCCCGACTTGAAAACCACCGTCGCGCAGCCTTCGCTGATGCCGGACTTTTCGTTCAACCTGCCTTCCGGCGTCTACGCGAACATGAAGTCGGACGCGCTCCAACTCGTCTGGGGCGATACACAGTCCATGATTACGCTCCAGGCTTGCCCGCCGGGATCCGGGCCTGGAGTTCGAGAGAAAGACACGGACAACTACTGCGCGGCCACCAATCCGCCCCTGGGACTACAACCGCCAGCCGGGCAGACAACAGCCGCGCTGGTGGTGAATCCATTCAAGGAAGCCATTCCACCGCTGGCCGCCTGTCACATCAAGATCTCCTCGATCAGCACCTCCCCCCCGAAGGTCAACGCGAATCCTGGCACCAATAACGACACCGGCGATCCCTGCTCTTCCACGACCGAAGGGCCGAAGAAGCCGGATTGGACCAACGACGGCTGGCGCGTCATGCGGACCCTGGGCGCGGCATACCGCGTGAACTGGGTATCGGCGGGGACGGAGCCACAGCTCGAGTACCTGCCGCCCGGAGCAGGCTCGTGGCAGGTCGTGAGCCGCGACGTGGAGCGCATGAAGGTGCGCATGGGCGTCATGGACCTGCTCAGCCCCAACCTCGATCTGCGGTGGTTCCCGGACGCTGCGGCGGGACGTCCTCCGATTGATGGCTGCACGATCGCCAAGATGACCAGTGGTGAGTGCAGCCTTGACTCGACTGCGGATGGTGGCTCGCCACTGCTCCCTCTTCCCACCACGAACGCCGATCTCATCCTGCAACTGCGCGAGCGCGTGCGAGAGGTGGAGATCACCCTGACCATCCGCACGCGTCGGGCCGATCGCGACGCCGTGGATCTCTCCGCCGTGGATGAAGAGGGCATGGTGAAGGATGGCTTCAAGCGGCGTACGTTCACGTTCCGGGTGACGCCGCGAAACTTCGCGTCCACTGGCCTCCTGCCTCCGATTGGACCCTGA
- a CDS encoding type II secretion system protein: MKSVRGMTLLEIMVALAILGILTSVAVVNFQSQLTTQRENEATRALWSSALSARQRAVATNQPVRVVVEDNVTQADGSLRTVARWERLACGNTWDNGTCPMAACLSATCRTNAACCNEVGPDIVLPRTMTATEINGLCFLPGTGRAVTNMACPQNAAINPITARFMFSSSRARSVLSVEPLTGLSNVLDCDSQYVVTHPEAACTAP; encoded by the coding sequence ATGAAGTCCGTGCGTGGAATGACGTTGCTGGAGATCATGGTCGCCTTGGCGATCCTTGGCATCCTCACCAGCGTGGCGGTGGTGAACTTCCAGTCGCAGCTCACCACCCAGCGCGAGAACGAGGCGACGCGCGCGCTCTGGTCCTCCGCGCTGAGCGCCCGCCAGCGCGCCGTCGCCACCAATCAGCCGGTGCGCGTCGTGGTGGAGGACAACGTCACGCAGGCGGATGGCAGCCTTCGCACGGTGGCGCGCTGGGAACGGCTCGCGTGTGGCAACACCTGGGACAACGGCACGTGCCCCATGGCCGCGTGCCTGTCCGCCACCTGCCGCACCAATGCCGCCTGCTGCAACGAAGTGGGGCCGGACATCGTGCTGCCGCGCACCATGACGGCCACGGAGATCAACGGCCTGTGCTTCCTGCCGGGCACGGGGCGCGCGGTGACCAACATGGCCTGCCCGCAGAATGCCGCCATCAATCCCATCACCGCGCGGTTCATGTTCTCGTCGAGCCGGGCGCGCTCTGTCTTGTCCGTGGAGCCGCTCACGGGGCTGTCCAACGTGCTGGACTGTGATTCCCAGTACGTCGTGACGCACCCCGAGGCCGCCTGCACCGCGCCTTGA
- a CDS encoding PAS domain-containing sensor histidine kinase — protein sequence MVVLRSLWSPEGGIFDFECVSANAYAEAWLGREDAQLVRRRLAAEVPWVRECGLFAACVRVALRGTPESLRLSRQSPVGTVWLQARVAPGKDGVVVFLEDLTERMASEEALRRDHALLHAVIESATDAIYVKGLDGRYVLINGATARAFERPAKEILGRTDEDLLGETQARDARAHDDAVLASARTATYENSEGGPGSGRVWQTTKGVLRRRDGTVYGLFGISRDVTARRRQEEEREQEARYQERFIGVLGHDLGNPLAAVRLSAAALLARASLPPEVRRGVQRIDGSAERMARLVKQLLDFTRARMAGGIPLRPTEMCLEDVCRRIIAELEPAHPERGVDLQVRGECRGIWDEERLAQVLSNLVGNALQHSVDGSRVRVSLESSEPLFQRMEVHNMGPPIPESLLPSLFEPFRKGETEPGQPHPVRGGLGLGLYIVSQIVQAHGGRVEVASSQEHGTCFSVTLPRVARPAGVVNFPRGP from the coding sequence CTGGTCGTCCTGCGCAGCCTGTGGTCTCCCGAGGGCGGCATCTTCGACTTCGAGTGCGTCTCCGCCAACGCCTATGCCGAGGCGTGGCTGGGCCGCGAGGACGCACAGCTCGTGCGCCGGCGACTCGCGGCGGAGGTGCCCTGGGTCCGAGAGTGTGGCCTGTTCGCCGCGTGCGTGCGCGTCGCGTTGCGCGGCACGCCCGAGTCCTTGCGCCTGTCTCGCCAGTCGCCCGTGGGTACGGTGTGGCTTCAGGCCCGTGTGGCGCCCGGGAAGGACGGCGTCGTGGTCTTCCTGGAGGACCTCACAGAGCGGATGGCCTCGGAGGAGGCGCTGCGGAGGGATCACGCGCTCCTGCACGCCGTCATCGAGAGCGCCACCGACGCCATCTACGTGAAGGGCTTGGATGGGCGCTACGTGCTCATCAATGGCGCCACGGCGCGCGCCTTCGAGCGCCCCGCGAAGGAGATCCTCGGACGCACCGACGAGGACCTGCTCGGCGAGACACAGGCCCGGGACGCGCGAGCCCATGATGATGCGGTGCTCGCCTCCGCGCGCACGGCCACGTATGAGAACTCCGAGGGCGGCCCCGGCAGCGGTCGCGTCTGGCAGACCACGAAGGGCGTCCTGCGCAGGCGCGATGGCACCGTGTATGGCCTGTTCGGCATCAGCCGGGATGTCACCGCGCGCCGCCGTCAGGAGGAGGAGCGCGAGCAGGAGGCGCGCTACCAGGAGCGCTTCATCGGTGTGTTGGGGCACGACCTGGGCAATCCCCTGGCCGCGGTGCGCCTGTCCGCCGCGGCGCTCCTGGCGCGGGCCTCGCTACCGCCCGAGGTGCGCCGGGGCGTGCAGCGAATCGACGGGAGCGCCGAGCGCATGGCGCGGCTGGTGAAGCAGTTGCTCGACTTCACGCGCGCGCGGATGGCCGGAGGCATCCCGCTGCGTCCCACCGAGATGTGCTTGGAGGACGTGTGCCGCCGCATCATCGCGGAGCTGGAGCCCGCGCACCCCGAGCGCGGCGTGGATCTCCAGGTGCGGGGCGAGTGCCGCGGCATCTGGGACGAGGAGCGACTGGCGCAGGTGCTCTCCAATCTGGTGGGCAACGCGCTCCAGCACAGCGTGGATGGCTCGCGCGTCCGGGTGTCGCTGGAGTCGAGCGAGCCGCTCTTCCAGCGCATGGAGGTGCACAACATGGGGCCGCCCATCCCCGAGTCGCTGCTGCCGTCGCTCTTCGAGCCCTTCCGCAAGGGGGAGACCGAGCCCGGCCAGCCGCACCCGGTGCGCGGCGGCCTGGGGCTGGGGCTCTACATCGTGTCGCAGATTGTCCAGGCGCACGGCGGGCGCGTGGAGGTGGCCTCGTCCCAGGAACACGGGACGTGCTTCAGCGTCACGCTGCCTCGGGTGGCCCGGCCCGCGGGCGTGGTGAACTTCCCGCGAGGCCCGTGA
- the mfd gene encoding transcription-repair coupling factor: protein MDSPFTQKRDADTARGGVPTVAGDSFTKLLEGLRPGRRVRTQGLKGAARGHLLARLHRELRAPLVCVAADEESADALAHDLAFFLGGSGTLLAPEVLRLPADEVLPYDELSPDAATVTARLGALYHLGQGTRFPALVLSLRGLYRRVLPPAVVRALSERISVGQDFDRDSLALKLARMGYQNSPLVEDVGTFSVRGGLLDVFSPLYDKPVRLEFFGDTIESIRAFDPESQRTVDALKSVDLVPAREALLTDETRPRAEAAAREVADRINLPTIKLRERLEALRDGLPSFGLEGLLPGFFEGGLATVFDYLRAWAEAPVFYLDDPVALERAGVELWGELERSAQAADERQDLAYPPATHFLAATDVANALHAFRVLEGGGLSLMQGEPPVLFQFGSTHDLRDAILAHHGEEGALTPLVDRLRQWRESRVASVVACGTLSQADRLKRLLLDRGVMVKLHTEPLGDPEALYDPAVWAHLFTGEVSQGFVDGGGGLAVLADEEIFGVRARRRVKRSKKLDAFAAGFGDLKEGDLIVHSDFGIGRYAGLTKMQVNNVPGDFLVLEYAGRDKIYLPVGRMRLIQKFTGGNPETVQLDKLGTTSWEKTKKRVKEQLLKMAAELLQIAAARKAHPGYAFQAPDRYFAQFEADFEFDETPDQAKAIEDVLADMQKPEPMDRLVCGDVGYGKTEVAMRAAFKAALDRKQVAVLVPTTVLAQQHFLSFKKRFKDYPVTVEVISGLKKPPEVRDILKRAKEGKVDILIGTHKLLAGDVTFKDLGLMIVDEEQRFGVKQKESLKRLRTQVDVLTLTATPIPRTLHMSMSGVRDMSIIATPPQDRRAIRTFVMKFEHQVIKDAIEREIARGGQVFFVHNRVESLPSIEQLLKDLVPQVSFGVAHGQMAEGQLEKVMLEFTEKKFQVLLCTSIIESGIDISSANTMIVNRADQFGLAQLYQLRGRVGRSKERAYAYLLVPGRAVTKDAQRRLEVLQNFTELGAGFSIASHDLEIRGAGNLLGEKQSGAIAEIGFDMYAQLMEEAVAELQGQPLKVTIEPDINLMMSALIPDDYVSDVHQRLVFYKRFSQASHPDEVTDLRAELVDRYGEAPDEVDTLSEVTLLKIEMRELRLRGLEAGPGRLVVTLSGDALLDGTKVAMLVQRSRGVYRLTPDMKLIVRLPEKVQGHDVVVEAKKVLRDLHTCALPQA from the coding sequence ATGGACAGTCCTTTCACTCAGAAGCGGGATGCGGACACGGCACGCGGTGGAGTGCCGACCGTGGCAGGTGACTCCTTCACGAAGTTGCTCGAGGGCCTGCGCCCCGGGCGCCGGGTTCGCACGCAAGGCCTGAAGGGCGCCGCGCGCGGACACCTCCTCGCCCGGCTCCATCGCGAGCTGCGAGCGCCCCTGGTGTGCGTGGCGGCGGACGAGGAGTCCGCCGACGCCCTGGCGCACGACCTGGCCTTCTTCCTGGGAGGCTCCGGAACGCTGCTCGCGCCCGAGGTGCTCCGGCTGCCCGCCGACGAGGTCCTCCCCTACGACGAGCTGTCTCCCGACGCGGCGACCGTCACCGCGCGCCTGGGCGCCCTCTACCACCTGGGACAAGGCACGCGCTTCCCCGCCCTGGTGCTGTCGCTGCGCGGCTTGTATCGCCGCGTTCTGCCTCCCGCCGTGGTGCGCGCGCTGAGCGAGCGCATCTCCGTGGGGCAGGACTTCGATCGCGACTCGCTGGCGCTCAAGCTCGCGCGGATGGGCTACCAGAACAGCCCGCTCGTGGAGGACGTGGGCACCTTCAGCGTGCGCGGTGGACTGCTGGACGTGTTCAGCCCGCTCTACGACAAGCCCGTGCGCCTGGAGTTCTTCGGCGACACCATCGAGTCCATCCGCGCGTTCGACCCGGAGTCGCAGCGCACGGTGGATGCGCTGAAGTCCGTGGATCTGGTGCCCGCGCGAGAGGCGCTCCTCACCGACGAGACGCGTCCCCGCGCGGAGGCCGCCGCCCGCGAGGTGGCCGACCGCATCAACCTGCCCACCATCAAGCTGCGCGAGCGACTGGAGGCGCTGCGCGACGGTCTGCCGAGCTTCGGCCTGGAGGGGCTGCTGCCTGGCTTCTTCGAGGGCGGGCTCGCCACCGTGTTCGACTACCTGCGCGCATGGGCCGAGGCCCCGGTCTTCTACCTGGATGACCCCGTGGCCCTGGAGCGCGCGGGCGTGGAGCTGTGGGGCGAGTTGGAGCGCTCCGCCCAAGCCGCGGATGAGCGACAGGACCTCGCCTATCCGCCCGCGACGCACTTCCTCGCGGCGACGGACGTGGCGAACGCGCTCCACGCGTTCCGCGTCCTGGAGGGAGGCGGCCTGTCCCTCATGCAGGGCGAGCCGCCAGTGCTGTTCCAGTTCGGCTCGACCCACGACCTGCGCGACGCCATCCTCGCGCACCACGGCGAAGAGGGGGCGCTCACGCCGCTGGTGGACCGGCTGCGACAGTGGCGCGAGTCACGCGTGGCCAGCGTGGTGGCGTGCGGCACGCTGAGCCAGGCGGATCGGCTCAAGCGCTTGCTGTTGGATCGCGGCGTCATGGTGAAGCTGCACACTGAGCCGCTCGGCGACCCCGAGGCGCTGTACGACCCGGCGGTGTGGGCCCACCTCTTCACGGGCGAGGTGAGCCAGGGCTTCGTGGATGGCGGCGGCGGGCTCGCCGTCCTGGCGGACGAAGAGATTTTCGGCGTGCGGGCGCGCCGGCGCGTCAAGCGCAGCAAGAAGCTGGACGCGTTCGCGGCCGGGTTCGGAGACCTGAAGGAGGGAGACCTCATCGTCCACTCCGACTTCGGCATCGGCCGCTACGCGGGCCTGACGAAGATGCAGGTGAACAACGTGCCAGGGGACTTCCTCGTCCTCGAGTACGCGGGGCGGGACAAAATCTATCTGCCCGTGGGCCGCATGCGGCTCATCCAGAAGTTCACCGGCGGCAATCCCGAGACGGTGCAGCTGGACAAGCTGGGCACCACGAGCTGGGAGAAGACGAAGAAGCGCGTCAAGGAGCAGCTGCTGAAGATGGCGGCGGAGCTCCTGCAGATCGCCGCCGCGCGCAAGGCGCACCCCGGATACGCCTTCCAGGCACCGGACCGCTACTTCGCGCAGTTCGAAGCGGACTTCGAGTTCGACGAGACGCCCGACCAGGCCAAGGCCATCGAGGACGTGCTCGCGGACATGCAGAAGCCGGAGCCCATGGACCGGCTCGTCTGCGGCGACGTGGGCTACGGCAAGACCGAGGTGGCCATGCGCGCCGCGTTCAAGGCCGCGCTGGACCGCAAGCAGGTGGCGGTGCTGGTCCCCACCACGGTGCTGGCGCAGCAGCACTTCCTCTCGTTCAAGAAGCGCTTCAAGGACTACCCCGTCACGGTGGAGGTCATCTCCGGACTCAAGAAGCCACCCGAGGTGCGCGACATCCTCAAGCGCGCCAAGGAGGGCAAGGTCGACATCCTCATCGGCACGCACAAGCTGCTCGCGGGCGATGTGACGTTCAAGGACCTGGGCCTGATGATTGTCGACGAGGAGCAGCGCTTCGGCGTGAAGCAGAAGGAGTCGCTCAAGCGGCTGCGCACGCAGGTGGACGTGCTCACGCTCACGGCCACGCCCATCCCTCGCACGCTGCACATGAGCATGTCCGGCGTGCGCGACATGAGCATCATCGCCACGCCGCCGCAGGACCGGCGCGCCATCCGTACCTTCGTGATGAAGTTCGAGCACCAGGTCATCAAGGACGCCATCGAGCGAGAGATTGCGCGCGGCGGCCAGGTGTTCTTCGTGCACAACCGGGTGGAGTCGCTCCCGTCCATCGAGCAGCTCCTGAAGGACCTGGTGCCTCAGGTGTCCTTCGGCGTCGCGCACGGACAGATGGCCGAGGGGCAGCTCGAGAAGGTGATGCTGGAGTTCACCGAGAAGAAGTTCCAGGTGCTCCTGTGCACCAGCATCATCGAGAGCGGCATCGACATCTCCAGCGCCAACACGATGATCGTCAACCGGGCGGACCAGTTCGGTCTCGCGCAGCTCTACCAGCTCCGAGGCCGCGTGGGCCGCAGCAAGGAGCGCGCGTATGCGTACCTGCTGGTGCCGGGCCGCGCGGTGACGAAGGACGCGCAGCGCCGGCTGGAGGTGCTCCAGAACTTCACCGAGCTGGGCGCGGGCTTCTCCATCGCCAGCCATGACCTGGAGATTCGCGGAGCGGGCAACCTGCTGGGCGAGAAGCAGTCCGGAGCCATCGCGGAGATTGGCTTCGACATGTACGCGCAGCTCATGGAAGAGGCCGTGGCGGAGCTCCAGGGCCAGCCGCTCAAGGTGACGATTGAGCCGGACATCAACCTGATGATGTCCGCGCTCATCCCCGACGACTACGTGAGCGACGTGCACCAGCGCCTGGTGTTCTACAAGCGCTTCAGCCAGGCGAGTCACCCGGACGAGGTCACCGACCTGCGCGCCGAGCTGGTGGACCGCTACGGCGAGGCCCCCGACGAGGTGGACACCTTGTCCGAGGTCACCCTGCTGAAGATTGAAATGCGCGAGCTGCGGCTGCGCGGCCTCGAAGCGGGCCCAGGGCGACTGGTGGTGACGCTGAGCGGAGATGCGCTCCTGGATGGCACGAAGGTGGCCATGCTGGTCCAGCGCTCGCGCGGCGTGTACCGGCTCACCCCGGACATGAAGCTCATCGTGCGCCTGCCGGAGAAGGTGCAGGGGCACGACGTGGTCGTCGAGGCCAAGAAGGTGCTGCGCGACCTGCACACCTGCGCGCTGCCGCAGGCGTGA
- a CDS encoding NAD(P)H-dependent oxidoreductase, with protein MSQPTESPRRVLFLLSSAREQGNAEQLARSAAKALPANTQVDWVRLDSLQREPFLDLRHTPGGYSAPGPIASALAESTLAADEIVFVAPVYWYSLPAPAKLYLDHWSWWMRRPELRFRERMAGKVLSLITAHSSEDDEGAEQPSILTLKLSADYLGMRWRGALIGHGSKPGEVMQDAPALEAAGRFLVQPVS; from the coding sequence ATGAGCCAGCCCACCGAGTCCCCGCGCCGCGTCCTGTTCCTGCTCTCCAGCGCCCGAGAGCAGGGCAATGCCGAGCAGCTTGCCCGCTCCGCGGCGAAGGCGCTGCCCGCCAACACCCAGGTGGACTGGGTTCGCCTGGATTCGCTCCAGCGTGAGCCCTTCCTTGATCTCCGCCACACGCCAGGGGGCTACTCCGCGCCGGGGCCTATCGCGAGCGCACTGGCCGAGAGCACGCTGGCGGCGGATGAGATTGTCTTCGTGGCGCCCGTGTATTGGTACAGCCTGCCGGCCCCCGCGAAGCTCTACCTGGACCACTGGTCCTGGTGGATGCGGCGCCCCGAGCTGCGCTTCCGCGAGCGCATGGCGGGCAAGGTGCTGTCGCTCATCACCGCGCACTCCAGCGAAGATGACGAGGGCGCCGAGCAGCCGAGCATCCTGACGCTGAAGCTGAGCGCCGACTATCTGGGGATGCGGTGGCGGGGCGCGCTCATCGGCCATGGCAGCAAGCCGGGCGAGGTCATGCAGGACGCGCCCGCGCTCGAAGCCGCGGGGCGCTTCCTCGTTCAGCCGGTGAGCTGA
- the argE gene encoding acetylornithine deacetylase, whose translation MSDTLPALRAILTDLVALDTTSSRPNAPLIDYAQAKLEAAGFSCERQRYTDDAGVEKFNLVAVKGGSGRASLALVGHSDCVPFDAAWTDALRLTERDGRLYGRGACDTKGFIACALHAATRVDAARLNAPLMVVLTADEEVGLVGAKKLVQAGLGRARHAIVGEPTRLVPVRANKGYCLAEVEVLGKEGHSAYPDTGASAIFRAGRFLQRLEQLATTVLREEVDEGFQPPFTTVNVGVIQGGKAKNIIPGACRFVVEWRPIPNQPPERVSELLERIRQELVRDEPAFEAHIRVVRTDRGVNTSADAEVVRFLVDASGHAPETVPFGTEAPQLTQLGAEAVVFGPGDIRVAHQTGEYVPVEDLVRCEAALARAVEHFCCAR comes from the coding sequence ATGAGCGACACGCTGCCCGCGCTGCGGGCCATCCTGACGGACCTGGTGGCGTTGGACACCACTTCCTCGCGCCCCAATGCTCCGCTCATCGACTATGCGCAGGCGAAGCTGGAGGCCGCGGGCTTCTCCTGCGAGCGGCAGCGGTACACCGATGACGCGGGCGTGGAGAAGTTCAACCTCGTCGCGGTGAAGGGGGGCTCGGGCCGCGCGTCGCTCGCGCTGGTGGGCCACTCGGACTGCGTTCCCTTCGACGCGGCGTGGACGGACGCGCTGCGACTCACCGAGCGCGACGGTCGCCTCTACGGCCGTGGCGCCTGTGACACCAAGGGCTTCATCGCGTGCGCCCTGCACGCCGCCACGCGCGTGGACGCGGCCAGGCTCAACGCGCCCCTGATGGTGGTGCTGACCGCCGACGAGGAAGTGGGCCTCGTGGGCGCCAAGAAGCTCGTGCAAGCGGGACTGGGGCGCGCGCGGCACGCCATCGTCGGAGAGCCCACCCGGCTCGTCCCGGTGCGCGCCAACAAGGGCTACTGCCTCGCCGAGGTGGAGGTGCTGGGCAAGGAAGGGCACAGCGCCTATCCGGACACGGGCGCGTCGGCCATCTTCCGCGCCGGCCGGTTCCTCCAGCGCCTGGAGCAGCTCGCCACCACCGTGCTGCGCGAAGAGGTGGACGAGGGCTTCCAGCCGCCGTTCACCACCGTCAACGTGGGCGTCATCCAGGGCGGCAAGGCGAAGAACATCATCCCGGGCGCGTGCCGCTTCGTCGTCGAGTGGCGCCCCATTCCGAACCAGCCACCGGAGCGCGTGAGCGAACTGTTGGAGCGCATCCGTCAGGAGTTGGTGCGCGACGAGCCCGCCTTCGAGGCGCACATCCGCGTGGTGCGCACGGACCGAGGCGTCAACACCTCGGCGGACGCGGAGGTCGTTCGCTTCCTCGTCGACGCCAGCGGCCACGCCCCCGAGACCGTGCCCTTTGGCACCGAGGCGCCTCAGCTCACGCAGCTGGGCGCCGAGGCTGTCGTGTTCGGCCCCGGAGACATTCGCGTGGCGCACCAGACCGGCGAGTATGTCCCCGTCGAGGACCTGGTCCGCTGCGAGGCCGCGCTCGCGCGCGCGGTCGAGCATTTCTGCTGCGCGCGCTAA
- the hutF gene encoding formimidoylglutamate deiminase: MSDITVYQPDFLYTEGRFQAGRSLAVSAQGDILADAGPGARVVRLPGRALLPGLVNGHSHAFQRLIRGRTEYVAGGRGQDDFWSWREAMYRAAEALTPEELHVASRQVFLEMALAGITSVGEFHYVHHQPDGTPYADRNALAHAVIRAARDVGLRICLLRVGYARAGHGVPPNPRQRRFIDPDVDTFLSTTEALASAVRGDSAVSVGLAPHSVRAVPRAWLEALARSSPRGMPVHMHVAEQPKEIEASLAEYGRRPTELLADVGLLGPLFTAVHGVHLTDAEVSMLGQSRSTVCACPSTERNLGDGIVPADALLAAGAHVSFGSDSQTLVDLLDEARQVEQHLRLARLRRAVLDPGSGTMDGLASRLLDMATVEGARSLGMRTGKLEPGHPADFFTVDLEHPSLVGADPTSLLPGIVFGASSGAIRDVVVAGRSVVRDGHHALARESGQAFQVLARKLYS, encoded by the coding sequence GTGAGCGACATCACCGTCTACCAGCCGGATTTCCTCTACACCGAAGGCCGCTTCCAGGCGGGCCGCTCCCTGGCCGTGAGCGCCCAGGGAGACATCCTCGCGGACGCGGGGCCCGGGGCTCGCGTGGTGCGCCTGCCGGGACGCGCCTTGTTGCCGGGGCTCGTGAACGGCCACTCGCATGCCTTCCAGCGACTCATCCGAGGCCGCACGGAGTACGTGGCCGGAGGGCGCGGACAGGATGACTTCTGGTCCTGGCGCGAGGCGATGTACCGCGCGGCGGAGGCCCTGACGCCCGAGGAACTCCACGTCGCGTCGCGACAGGTCTTCCTGGAGATGGCGCTGGCGGGCATCACCTCGGTGGGTGAGTTCCACTACGTGCACCATCAACCGGATGGCACGCCCTACGCGGACCGCAACGCGCTGGCGCACGCGGTCATCCGCGCGGCCCGAGACGTGGGCCTGCGCATCTGCCTGCTGCGCGTGGGCTACGCGCGCGCGGGCCACGGCGTGCCTCCCAATCCGCGGCAGCGGCGGTTCATCGATCCAGATGTGGACACCTTCCTGTCCACCACCGAAGCGCTGGCGAGCGCCGTGCGCGGAGACTCGGCGGTGAGCGTGGGGCTGGCGCCGCACAGCGTCCGAGCGGTGCCGCGCGCGTGGCTGGAGGCGCTGGCCCGGTCGAGCCCGCGCGGGATGCCGGTGCACATGCACGTGGCGGAGCAGCCCAAGGAGATCGAAGCCTCGCTGGCCGAGTACGGGCGCCGCCCCACGGAGCTGCTGGCGGACGTGGGCTTGCTGGGGCCCCTGTTCACGGCCGTGCATGGCGTGCACCTGACGGACGCGGAGGTCTCGATGCTGGGGCAGTCGCGGTCCACGGTGTGCGCGTGCCCGTCCACCGAGCGCAACCTGGGAGACGGCATCGTGCCCGCGGATGCGCTGCTGGCGGCGGGAGCGCACGTGAGCTTCGGCTCGGACAGTCAAACCCTCGTGGACCTCTTGGACGAGGCGCGGCAGGTCGAGCAGCACCTGCGGCTCGCCCGCCTGCGCCGCGCGGTGCTCGACCCGGGCTCGGGAACCATGGACGGGCTGGCGTCGCGGCTGCTCGACATGGCGACGGTGGAGGGCGCGCGGAGTCTGGGGATGCGCACGGGGAAGCTGGAGCCGGGGCATCCGGCGGACTTCTTCACCGTGGACCTGGAGCACCCGTCCCTGGTGGGTGCCGACCCCACGTCGTTGTTGCCCGGCATCGTGTTCGGAGCGTCCTCGGGTGCGATCCGCGATGTGGTGGTCGCGGGTCGCAGCGTGGTGCGCGACGGTCACCATGCGCTGGCGCGCGAGAGTGGTCAGGCGTTCCAGGTGCTCGCGCGAAAGTTGTATTCCTGA